The nucleotide sequence GATGTTTTATCGATGTACAGAAAGTTCTCAGCATGCATTTTCTTATACAATGTATTCCAGGTGCTATCGGGTAGTAATATTCCGAAGTGAAAAGAAGGAAGAACGGTATTCTCGAACGTATAACTGGGATAATCGAATTTAAATTTCCCCGATTTAGTAAAGGTTAGCTGATGGTCAAAAAGATTGATATCCACCCAGTTTTTAGCACTTCTCCCTTTGGCTGCTCCCAGAATTTGGGTATAAAACTTCTCGGTAGCTTCTATGTGCATACAGGGTAGCGAAATATGAAATCTGTTTTCCATATTGCAAAAGTTTAACAGTATTAAATTACGAAATATTTCAATATCCGATACTGCATTCTAAAAAGATGCCTGTATTATTTTTTAAGCTTTTTGGAGGGTGTCCTGTTAGTTACTTTCTTTAGCATTTACACGAATTACATCGTAAAAATCCTTTCTTCTGTCTTTTAAATTCTTTACAGCTCCAAAGGAATGGAGTTCTCTAAGCAGACTGAGGTCGACATCGGCCACTAATATCATTTCGGTATTGGTGGTTGCTTCGGCCTTGATCCCGTTGCTTGGAAACGAAAAGTCACAAGGCGTGAATACAGCAGATTGAGCGTATTGGATGTCCATATTCTCCACATTGGGTAAATTCCCCACACTACCGGCAATCGCTACATAACATTCATTTTCTATGGCTCTTGCCTGTGCACACAAACGCACTCTGGAATAACCGTTTTGAGTGTCGGTTAAAAATGGAATAAATAATATATCCATTCCCTCATCGGCAAGCAGTCTTGATAATTCGGGGAATTCGGAATCATAACAAATAAGAATTCCAATTTTTCCAGAATCGGTTTCATACGTTTTCAGTGAAGACCCTTTTTGCATGCCCCAGACCTTTGCTTCATCGGGAGTAACATGGATCTTTTCATAGCGTTCCACACTTCCGTCCCGACGACATAAGTAGCCAACATTGTAGAGGTTTTCCCCTACCAATTCGGGCATACTTCCCGAAATGATGTTGATGTTATATGAGATTGAAAATTCAGACAAGCGATTTTTGATCTCTTCGGTGTGTTTCGCCAATTCTCTAATGGCTTCGGCCTCAGACAACTTATTGTGCTCGGCCATGAGCGGAGCATTGAAAAATTCGGGAAATACCGCAAAGTCGCATCGATAAGCAGAAACGCTATCAATAAAATATTCCACCTGCTGCATCAAATCCTGGAAACTATTGTAAGGTCTCATCTGCCATTGAATAAGTCCAAGACGAACCACAGTTTTGATCGCACTTGGCTTTTTAGTGGGTTTGGTATAATAAATATTGTCCCATTCCATCAAGACCGCGTATTCCCCTGAGGCTGTATCCCCTCTTAAATATCCTTTTAAAACACGGATAGGGTGAAAATCATTGGATATCTGAAAATTCAAAACAGGATCCTTAATTTCTTTCCTTTTTACCTTTTCGATATATTCTTTGGGAGTAAATTGATCCTGATATTTATGATAATTGGGCATTCTTCCTCCAAATACGATTCCCTTCAGATTAAGACTTTCACAAAGTTCCTTTCGATAATCGTAAAGACGTCTGCCGAGTCGGAGGCCGCGGAAATTTGGCGTGATAAAAACATCGATCCCGTACAACACATCGCCTTCGATACTGTGATTTTCAAAGGTACAGTCGGTAATTATATCGGCATAGGTATGTTCTTCGTCAATTTTGGTATAATCCACTACGATAGATAAAGCGCAGCCGGCAATTTCACCATCTATTTTGATTACTACCTGTCCTTCGGGGAACAACGTAATGAGCCGTTCGATCTGATCCCGTTTCCAATATAAGTCTAAGCCGGAGCCATAAGATTGCAAGGTTGCCTGTTTTAAGGCTTCGTAGTCTTCTATCGTTAAAAACTTAAGCTCAATATTTTCAATCTTTGTAACATCCATGGTTTACATGTCCAGCAAATAGGCAAAAATTAGTGGCGCCACGATGGTCGCATCACTTTCAATAATATATTTAGGGGTATTGATATCAAGCTTCCCCCAAGTGATCTTTTCATTGGGCACTGCTCCCGAATAGCTTCCATAGCTGGTGGTAGAATCACTAATCTGGCAAAAGTAACTCCAGAAGGGTGTATCTGTTCTTTCCATATCCTGATACAACATGGGAACCACACAGATTGGGAAATCTCCTGCAATTCCGCCGCCTATTTGAAAGAAACCGATACCATTTTTAGAATTGTCGGTATACCAATCGGCAAGAAATGTCATATATTCAATTCCACTTTTCATGGTTGATGCTTTCAGATCGCCTTTTAGCACATAGCTGGCAAAAATATTCCCCATGGTGCTATCTTCCCATCCCGGAACGATGATCGGTAAATTCTTCTCAGCAGCGGCATACATCCATGAATCCTTCAGGTCTATTTCGTAGTACTCTTCCAAAACCCCACTCAGTAACATTTTGTACATATATTCATGCGGAAGATAGCGCTCTCCGGCAGCTTCGGCATCTTTCCATATTTTATAGATATGTTCCTGTAGCCTTCTGAATGCTTCCTCCTCGGGAATACAGGTATCGGTAACACGGTTGAGTCCTTTTTCCAATAAATCCCATTCTTCCTGTGGTGTTAGGTCCCGATAATTGGGAACTCGTTTGTAATGGGAATGGGCCACCAAGTTCATTATATCTTCTTCCAGATTGGCACCGGTACATGAAATAATATGCACTTTATCCTGTCTAATCATTTCGGCAAATATTTTCCCTAATTCGGCAGTACTCATTGCTCCGGCCAGTGAAACCAGCATTTTTGAGCCTTGTTCTAACTGGGCTTCATAACCCTTTGCAGCATCCACCAGAGCGGCCGCATTAAAATGCAGATAATATTTTGAAATGAACTGAGAAACAGCGCCTTTAGTACTCATCGTTGTCCTGATTAAATTTTGAAATTCCTTTCTTGTCTTCGTTAAAATTGCTTTCATACTCCGACTCTTCATCGGTTTCAGAAAACTTATAACTCAACATCTTATAATACAATTTTGCAGCGAGAAAATCGGATGATTTGTCTATTTTATTTGGACAAAGTTCCACTATATCGAAACCTACCACATTGCGTTCGGCAAAAACCTGCTTTAAGAAATCAAGTGTTTCATAATAGAACAATCCACCCGGTTCCGGGGTTCCGGTAGAGGGCATGATGGAAGGATCCAGGGCATCGAGATCGAAGGTAATGAAAACGTTTTCACCAAGTGCCTCTATTACATTATCCACCCAGTAGTCGTCATTTGCCATGTCGTGAGCAAAGAACGTTTTTTCTTCGTCCATTACTGTAAGTTCGGATGCATCCATGCTCCGTATCCCCACCTGAATGAGATTGGTTGTCTGACTCGCTTCGTATACCGCGCATGCATGGTTACAGGAAGATCCCTCATACTCTTTTCGCAAGTCGGCATGTGCATCTATATGCAGCACTGAAAGATCGTCGAAACACTCATTAAAAGCCCGGATGGTCCCTATTGAAATGCTGTGTTCTCCACCAAAAACAGTAACAAATTTATTCCGAAGGATGTATTCCTTAGTCGCTTTATGAACTGCTTTAACCACCGCTTCGGGCGAGCTGTCTTCGGTGATTGGATCTGTTAAATGTATCCCCTGTTTGTATACTTCAGTTTGAGTCTCTATATCGTAAAGTTCCATATTTTCGGAGGCGTTTAAAAATGCCTCCGGCCCCTTATCGGCTCCTTTCTGCCAGGTACTTGTCCCATCATAAGGAACAGGAATTAATACGATCTTACTTTTTTCCAGCGCCGCATATTCCTGCGGGATGCCTCCATACGTTTTAGTTTGCATAACCTAAAATATCGAGCAATTGCTCACTTGTTTGTTGTTGTGAAAATAATTGTGTTGAGATGTTGCCATCTTTGTCTTTGTCTATTAATATATGTTTTGGGGAAGGAATTAAACAATGTTGCAATCCTCCGAATCCTCCTATTGTTTCCTGATAGGCACCCGTATTAAAGAAGCCTATGTAGAGCGGTTTTTCTCTCTTGAATTTTGGTAGGTAAATAGCGTTCATATGTTGCTCACTATTGTAGTAATCGTCACTGTCGCAGGTGAGTCCGCCAAGCAATACCCTTTCGTATTCATCATTCCAACGATTTACTGCCAACATTATAAATCGCTTACTTATCGCCCAGGTATCCGGCAAGGTGGTAATGAAAGAGGAATTGATCATATTCCATTTTTCTCTGTCGTTTTGCTGCTTCTGATAAAGAATTTCATAAATAGCACCACCGCTTTCTCCTACA is from Constantimarinum furrinae and encodes:
- a CDS encoding VOC family protein → MENRFHISLPCMHIEATEKFYTQILGAAKGRSAKNWVDINLFDHQLTFTKSGKFKFDYPSYTFENTVLPSFHFGILLPDSTWNTLYKKMHAENFLYIDKTSFLTGSKGAHKSFFLRDPNGYIIEFKCFKDAGAVFEV
- a CDS encoding deoxyhypusine synthase family protein, with product MSTKGAVSQFISKYYLHFNAAALVDAAKGYEAQLEQGSKMLVSLAGAMSTAELGKIFAEMIRQDKVHIISCTGANLEEDIMNLVAHSHYKRVPNYRDLTPQEEWDLLEKGLNRVTDTCIPEEEAFRRLQEHIYKIWKDAEAAGERYLPHEYMYKMLLSGVLEEYYEIDLKDSWMYAAAEKNLPIIVPGWEDSTMGNIFASYVLKGDLKASTMKSGIEYMTFLADWYTDNSKNGIGFFQIGGGIAGDFPICVVPMLYQDMERTDTPFWSYFCQISDSTTSYGSYSGAVPNEKITWGKLDINTPKYIIESDATIVAPLIFAYLLDM
- a CDS encoding carbon-nitrogen hydrolase family protein, with the protein product MDVTKIENIELKFLTIEDYEALKQATLQSYGSGLDLYWKRDQIERLITLFPEGQVVIKIDGEIAGCALSIVVDYTKIDEEHTYADIITDCTFENHSIEGDVLYGIDVFITPNFRGLRLGRRLYDYRKELCESLNLKGIVFGGRMPNYHKYQDQFTPKEYIEKVKRKEIKDPVLNFQISNDFHPIRVLKGYLRGDTASGEYAVLMEWDNIYYTKPTKKPSAIKTVVRLGLIQWQMRPYNSFQDLMQQVEYFIDSVSAYRCDFAVFPEFFNAPLMAEHNKLSEAEAIRELAKHTEEIKNRLSEFSISYNINIISGSMPELVGENLYNVGYLCRRDGSVERYEKIHVTPDEAKVWGMQKGSSLKTYETDSGKIGILICYDSEFPELSRLLADEGMDILFIPFLTDTQNGYSRVRLCAQARAIENECYVAIAGSVGNLPNVENMDIQYAQSAVFTPCDFSFPSNGIKAEATTNTEMILVADVDLSLLRELHSFGAVKNLKDRRKDFYDVIRVNAKESN
- the speB gene encoding agmatinase encodes the protein MQTKTYGGIPQEYAALEKSKIVLIPVPYDGTSTWQKGADKGPEAFLNASENMELYDIETQTEVYKQGIHLTDPITEDSSPEAVVKAVHKATKEYILRNKFVTVFGGEHSISIGTIRAFNECFDDLSVLHIDAHADLRKEYEGSSCNHACAVYEASQTTNLIQVGIRSMDASELTVMDEEKTFFAHDMANDDYWVDNVIEALGENVFITFDLDALDPSIMPSTGTPEPGGLFYYETLDFLKQVFAERNVVGFDIVELCPNKIDKSSDFLAAKLYYKMLSYKFSETDEESEYESNFNEDKKGISKFNQDNDEY